TGAGTTCTTCCTCTTGTATCCTCTCTTTTAAACGTTTTTCTTTTTCCAGTAGAGGAATAATCTTCAACTTATCTTCTATTCCAAGCGCAATATACTGTTTAACCTGCTCTTCAAGCCTAGGAAGCCGAATTAGCTCTTCTTCAGTTGCAGCAATAGCATTCATTGCAGCTACTAACCTTACTCTATTGTCGCCTAGAGCCTTCAATGATTCCTGTATCTTCCATTCTCTTTCTCCGTACCCATCTTCAAGGAACCGAGACAAAAGTCTCCTCTGTGCATTACTATCCTGGGCAATTTCGAATATCTCATTCTGCCCATAAATCTCAATCTCTGGAAGCAAATCAGCGGGTTTGAATGATGAAATGTTTCCTTCCTCATCTTTCACAAAAGCCTCATCAGGATACTTTCTGCTTATGGTAAATTTTTTACCATTCATCTTGGATGAACGGATACCTAGTTCTATTCTAGCTTTTTCTTTACCAATATTTTCCTTAATAATCTCTTTGTATTGCTTCTGGGCATTCATACCGATAGGTTCAAGTTCCAAGGCATATCTGATACATTCCAAGAGTGTTGATTTCCCAGTACCTCGGCCCCCAATAACAGCATTGAGATGATCGGAAAAATCAATAGATATTCCATGAAGATACCCATTGGTTACTGTCATGGACTCAATCTTGGAATAATACTGCTTGGAAATATCACTGTTCAGCCTTACTCGAGATTCCGGATCCTGAAAGGCTAGGGTAAAAGCCTCAAAGCTTGGACGTGTCATTTTTATAAGACACGATGCTCTAGGATCCTTGAGTGTCTCTGGTTTTTCCACATCCTTGGCATTTATAATTGCTACTGGAGTCTCCCGATGATATTCGGGATCTTTATTCTGAAGGATTAATCTATACCCATTTCCTTCACCATTCCTTAAATCATTCAGGGAAGAAGGAATTTGTGCTGCTTTTAAAAGTGGATCCTGCCAAACATGATTAAGTTGTTGCTTCAATATCCCCTTATCATCCGTAACATGCGCGGCAAAACAGAACCCGCCTAAATCATCCACTTTAGCAAGAAGATTGCTCCCTCCTAAATGAGATGGCCACACTCCATTTAGTGGATTCATAAGCCCAAGAGCGCCAAGGTATCGGTCCAACTGATCCTTTGATGTCCCCTCCGGAAAGAGACAGACAAAATGCACCTTCTCTGTAGTACAAATTTCAAAACCCGGAAATACGAGAATATCATGCTGAGTAAACAAATCCCGAATTTTATCTATCCCATCAACATTGCCATGATCCGCAATTCCGATGATCTTAATCCCTTCCTCTTGGCATACTTGCAGGAGTTGTGCATTATATTCATCTTCAGAGAGGTTATGATCTGTTCCACGGTATTTGATGTAAGAAGAAGGATTTATTTGTAGAGCACACTTCCAGAATTGTGCTTTGGTATATTTCTTAGCAATATTTCCTTTCGTTTCCATCTCTATCCTCCACGAGCCTTTCAACTCAAGCTATCTAAAACCCCAGTAAGATTCTGCAATAAGCATACCATATAGTTAGGTATGAAAAACAGGAACAAATCTACCTCTTTGCATTATGACGACTCTTTGTTGAGACATAATAATAAAAATACCTGCTTTTGTTTCGATTCCATGCCTTTATTTGTCCAGGGATGAGCAATCACTATGAATGCTACAATACCCAAGGCTGACTCATGCCAACAGACAGTATTGAAATTGTCAGAACCTTTGTTACGGGGCCATCATCTTCGAACCTATTATATTCTCGGATCTTACATACCCATACTGCTGCAGGAAATACCTCTTTTCCTATGGAAACTTCCAATACCCATTGGGAACACTCATTCGGCTGCCATTCTCCAATTCATCATTTAAAAGTCCATTTCCCTTACGTTCTTTCTGATAACTGTATAATGATAGTAGGTAGACATACGTATAAAATCGCGCCAATACCAGCTAATAGTATATTACAGGGAAGATATTTACAAGTTTTACCCTACTCCACCGGCTCTACAAACACATAGACAGTGGAGGAATATAACCCCATGGGAGGGTTTTGGTAGATGGGCAGGTAAGCTTTGACCCCACCTTCCAGGACATGCATCTGGTGAGTGGAGTTGCCATCAATGGGAGAAGTCACTGACTGCACTGCTGTCTCAAACGTCTGGGACGAGGTAATGGGCACTACCGTTCGATTGGGCTTTGTGGCATCAAAGGCCAAGGAGAACGGAAAGACATCCCCATACTGGTTCCTGAAGAAGAACTGCGATTGGTAACCAGTAGCATCAGAAGCAAAGCGAATGGAAGCAGCAGAGTCCTCCGCACGGTAGATAACCTTGGCAATCTCCAAAGCATTGTACATATTGCTAGTCTGCTGTAACCAGGAGAAAGGAAACCCATCTTCCACAGTCTTCTCGATACTGAAGGAGAAGGATTCAGGCATCTGTCCCCAACCCCATCCCCTGCTGTCCTCTCCTGAGAGGGTTAGCAGAACCGAAGCCTCCTCATCCGACTGGATACAGAGCGCAGACTCATAGTACGTTATCCAACGGCTCCTGTTGGCATTACGTGTACGAATAATGGTCAAATCAATCCAGATATGACTGTAGGGATACAGATATTGATACCCATTACTCCCATTGAACACAGCTCTCTGTCCCTGGGCATTGTACCCCAACTGACCTACCTGGACGGTCTCATTCCCTGCCCCATAGGGGATGTCAATCACCTGCCCTGGACCGGTAATAACCGTATTGAACTGTGAAAAGTCATGTTGAGCATTGGACGGGCTATGGCGAAGCCCCTTTGCCCTGGCGACAATGAAGAACTCCCTGTAGTAACCGGTACTACTCTGAGCTGACCAATCGGTACCAGTAAAATAGAAACGGGAACCGCCGGTAGTTGGCCCATGGTTGAAAAACGTAAGCTGAGTGGGCTCTCCCGTGTAGATGAGACGACCAAGGAAACCCGGGTGGTCCCAAACCGGTGTGCCGTTCATATAGGCAGAAGGATCGTCAGGATTATCGTTGTAGTTAATAGCAAAATCCGTCAACGTACCCGTTGCTATGTCATAGGTAATCGAATTACCAAACAGTGAAATGTGTAACAAAACTATGATAATGGTACAGATTAATCCTAATTTTCGCGAAAATCTCATACAGTCCTCTATAACAATGATAATCAACAGTACTTCTTATGACATATCTATTAGAGGCAGTCAAGATATACACCTGTCTATTTTTTTATTGACGTTTTTCCCTGTTGCCTATCATATTCTGTATATGCCAACTCCCGGATTACGAAGCGAGCAATAGCAACCTCACTGAAACAGCGAATGGAGCATACACCGCTAGAGAAAATTACAGTCACAGACATCTGTGAAGACTGTGAACTGAACCGCAAGAGCTTCTATTACCACTTTCTGAACAAGTATGAACTGGTTATCTGGATCTTCGAAGAAGAGATCGGAAGACCAATTAGGCAGAACGTAGCAAGCAATAGCGTATCACTGTCCCTGGCGATGGAGCTCTGCGAGGCACTTGCCTCAGAGCGGGTGTTCTACGCTCATGCGCTGAGCGTTACAGGTCCAGGCTCGTTTCGGGAATACCTAGCCCATCAGATGCAACCAATGGTTCTACGATCCCTATCCATTGAGCATGGGTCCTCCCTTGATCTGGATGAAACGACCTACCTGGTCAGTGAATTTTTTCTCTCCTCACTGTACAGATGGCTGGAGCGTACCCCTCCAACCAGCGCAGAGACATTTCTTCAGAGCTTCTGCTCAGCATCACTCTCACTGACCAAGCGTATCCAGAACCTGCTGGATAGACCGACAGATTAATGCATATGTCCAGCTTTGTTGATACTGGTTATGATCCCTGCATTTCCTGCTGAGCGTATGAACTCCCCTGTGCCTCTTGTACTGCCTGCTCCATGGCTACAAGCTCTTCATCACTGAGAAAGTCAAAATGCGCTGCTCTCTTTCTTGCGGACAGCTTACCATTACCCTGCAGACACAACTGAATGAATAGATCGATCAGACGGTCAGGCATATCAATAATATCCTGAATCGCCTTTTTAGTAGCATCATAGTTGGCAAGGAAATTGAGCTCTTGCACAAGCTCTTCTTCAATCGTCTTGAGAATAAACGCCGATAAGGCTTCTGCTTGGACGGTCAAATCCATAAAAGAGTACCAAACAACACTCTCATTCTCCACTGTCATCCTCCCCATTTCATCGAGTCGATAGTCGATGACCTGAAGAAGTGGCCTGGAAAAAGCTTCCAACGATCGATCATACGCTTCTGGATTCTTAAGCATGACCGCTGAAATGGGGAACATGAGTCCACGCGGCACTAGGTTCTGTATAGAAAGAATATTGTGTAATAGAAAACGATGTATTCTGCCATTTCCATCCTCAAACGGGTGCAGAAACACAAAACCATAGGCGATCACTGCAGCATGGATAACAGGAGGGACTCCTCCTGTTTTCATCCTGGTATGGGAAGCAAGCAAACCCTCCATCAAACTTGGCAGATCATCAGGTCTTGGGCAGATATAGTGGATTATCTCCTTCTGATAAGCAACTGACTGCCCAACATAGTTTTGTTTCACCCGATAGTCACTGTCTCTGAATCGCGGGTCAACAATGCGGTTCTGAAGCTCAATCAGACGTTCCTTATCACAGAAATCTTCTTTTTCAGCAAGTTCCAGAGATGCAATGAATTTCTCTATACGGGAGGCATTGCTCTTGACGCGCTCAATCTCAAAGGAAGATTTAGTCTCTTTGTTATAGAGGTAGCTCAGTGCCCTGCGGAGAAGCCCGGGAGGATACGCCGTAACAATTTCCTCACACCGCTTTTTCAGTGCTGCAGAATCCAATTCTGAAAGCTTCTTCGTTTTCCTGACGACAGGGCAAAAGGCTCTAGTACCAAGGAGGTTGTTCACAATACGGTGACGTGGTGACCTCTCCCCTTTCTCTACGGTGTAATAGTCTCTGCTTTCCAAGGCATCAACATAGTTGCCGGTGGTCATGTCGTTGATAGGCAACAGATTTTCCGTTAGAAACTCATAGAAGAACCAAATCCTTCGGGCATATTTCCCGGTTGGTTTGGACCTGATGTACTCAGTGAGCACCCCAGGTGGCACCTCTTCGAAGATTTTTGCCAGCAAGGCCAGATTCACCCCGTCGTATTTCAGTGCAAACTCAAGATGTTCTCCAATTGTTTCTCCGGGCCAGTATTGGGTTCTGAAAACCTCATCAACAAACCCGTCCCGTATACTGATGGATTGTGTACCTGTAGCGGAGACTGTCGATCTATGCCAGTTAGGTATACCTACGATTTCAAGTTTCTCAATAAGATATGCGTACCCTGCCAATCGATGGTCAAAAACATGTATATGCATGGACATACCTCACAAAAGTAGTATCATAATGCAAATATAGTTATATTTTACCGATTTGTAAACATAAATCATTACTATTTGCCATTCTCTGCAAATTTAATTATTTTATAGGTAAAGCGATTACAGACGGAAGGCACTCTGTAAAAAAGGTATGATCCTGTCAGAATCCTTATTCGAAGGCGGTACCAAGCCACTTCTTTCCTGTCAGTCTTACATGCTTTTCGACTAATATTCTGCGAAACAGTTCAACACCTGTTGGATAGACCGACAGATTAATGCATATGTCCAGCTTTGGGACAGATCCCTGATACTGACCATACCCTGCTGGAGAAAACCTTCCATCTTATAGTGTATGACAAACCTACTGAAACGTCGTGGAACCGAGATGATCGCCCAGATGGCTTGGCTCTACTTGGAAGGAGCCCCGGAAGAAAACCTGCCGAAACTCTTGAAATTCATCGAATCGGTTGATATGGCCGAGTCCTCAAAGGAACTCCGGGAAAAAGTCCAGGAGGTCCTGAATACCATGCGGTCGCCTTGGTATGAGTACCTGCTCTCTTTCTGGCAGGACATCGACACCTCAGTATTCAAGCGGTTCTTCAATACCTGTATCCTGAATGCATACCTGACAAGAAAGAGGAAGGAAGTCGAACAGGACTGCACCATTCCCTGGTTGATCATATTGCACAATGAATGTGATGAGGCCATCAGGAAGGGAAAGCTCGCCGGTACCTACGTATACTGCTTTACCCAGATGCCAGATAACAAGAGAACAGACAGTAAGAAAATAGAAAACAAAAAGACAGACAAAGATACACTTATCGCGCTGTGCGTTGCACACCCCGACTGCGCATTCTTCGCTCCTTTTTCTGATGGTGTCATTGATGAAGCGTTTGCCTGCCAGCTTCTCAGCGTACAGAACCTCTACCCTGTGATAGCACCTGGCGATGAGCAAACACTGAAGCTCCTGAGGGAGAAGAAGCTTATCTTTGGATTACAAGATGCACCAGAGACGGGAACCTTGGTAGAGACCGGGGCGAAGTTCATCTGGTCATGCTCTGAAGATACCCGCCCCTGCCACCCCTTGGATGGGGAGAGGGAGGACTCCCCTGTTCAAGAACCATTCCTCTTGGCGTAGCCTCTCCTTGAAATTCCTCATCTGCGCATGCAGAAACATAGGAAGTCCTGCAAGATTGTGTATAATGAAATAATCAGAGCAGACTTCATAAGGAAAACCAGGCTACATGCAAGAGAATTACCTTAAGAGCGAGTTATACGAATTGGTCAAGACAGATACGAGTATTTTTGAGTTCATTCAATCATGGTCCCTGGATGGTATCTGGTACTGGGATCTGGAACATATGGAAAATGAATGGATGAGCCCCAAGTTCTGGGAAACCCTTGGCTATGACCCTGCAGAGAAGGAGCACCTTGCTTCTGAATGGCAGGACATCATCAACCCAGAGGACTTGGCACTGGCGAAAGAGAACATTTCAAAACACCTCGCTGACCCCAATCATCCCTATGACCAGATTGTACGCTACACCCATAAAAATGGCTCCACAGTCTGGATCCGCTGCAGGGGGCTTGCAATCAGGGATAAAAACGGAAAGCCCTTGAGAATGCTCGGTGCCCATACGGACATAACCACCCTGAAGCAGACCGAACTGGAGCTCTCTCGCTTGAGTGAAGAGTATGGAAAAGTGTTCAATGGTACGCAGGACGCCATGTTCCTCATGAGTGTCAGCAAAGAGGGTGAATTCCGATTCATACGCAATAACCTTGCCCACCAGAGCAAGACCGGTATCACGTTGAAGCATATACGAGGGAAGACTCCACAAGAACTCTTAGGCAAGGAGATGGGAGACCTTGTTGCAAGCAACTACCAGAAGTGTGTTATTGCCAAGCATTCAGTTACTTATGAGGAAGAACTCCCCTTACCAGAAGGAACGCGTTTCTGGTTGACCACTCTGACCCCCATTATGCGAGAAGGACGCGTTGCCTTTTTGGTTGGTTCAGCAACCGACATGACCAAACGTAAGACGCTGGAACTTCAGCTACAGCAATACGCCAACTACGATACACTGACAGGGCTACCCAATCGAAGGGTGTTCTATGAACGGCTGGAACAGTTGGTAAGAGAGCGAGCAGAGGAAAGCTCCTCCATTGCCCTACTCTACATCGACCTGGATGGGTTCAAGGAGATAAACGACACCTACGGCCATGAGGCCGGGGATGATGTCCTCATCATCATAGGGAATCGTTTGGTGAAGTTCATTAGTGGCTCCAATTTTGTCGCTCGCCTCGGTGGTGATGAGTTTGCCCTGGTTCTGGCAGAGGCAGAAGAGAGAGAAGGTGTGGAGAAACTTGCAGCAACCATCCATGGATCGCTGCAGGAGCCGATGACTACCAAAGGCGGAACCTATCAGGTAGGAGCAAGCATTGGGATTGCCCTCTACCCTGAGAGTTGCAGCGACAGTGAGACCTTGGTACGAAATGCCGATATGGCCATGTACGAGGTGAAGAAAAACGGCAAAGGCGGGGTAAGGGTATATCAACTGGCAAAAGGTAGTTGAAACAACATAGTTTCAATACAAATACTGATAGAGTATACATATCTCTCTCGCAATATTATATCTTATTGGGTTCCTAAATCCCGCGTTCCATGTTAGCGTTAGGTACTATCATTTGACACGGGGTATCATATGTGGTTTCTGCTCTTTTCCATGTCCTTCAAACGCAAACTAATCTTTCTTCTCCTCTGCTCGGTGACTGCTGCAGTCGCTCCGGTTGCTTATTATGTGTATGAGGAGACCAAGGAAATACTGATCCAGGAAACACAGGAAAAGGCCATTGATATTACTGCTACCATCTCAGCCTTTCTCACTGAGGAGATCGAATGGTATCGAAGACTCTCTGAAACTGAAACACTTGTTCCTGGAAGTGAGTTGGAAGCGTATTACCTGAAGAGTAATGAAATCTTCCGGAAGATAAAGGAACACACTGATGTCGCCTTTGTCTTCACCGGTGCATATGTAGATGAAAAGACCAATCGTTATATCCTGGACGGGGAGGACCCCGCTAGCGAGTGGTTCTCGCCTTTCGGCAGTACTGACCCACTGAATCCCCGTGAAAAGGAAGTGTATCTCACAGGCAAGTCACTCGCCAGTGAGATTGAGGAAGACCCCATCTGGGGGAGGTATCTCACTGGCTACAGTGCGATCATCGACCATCGTGACAACACACTGGTGGGATGGGTCGGCGTAGATTATGAGTCTTCGGCCATCCAGAGTCGATATGCACGAGTGTCTTGGATACTGGGCATCTGCTTTGCACTGTTTATCGTCACCACCTCAGCGGTGTTATATTTCATCATTTTATTCATCCATAACCACATCCACAAGGACTATCTGACCAAACTGGAAAACAGCAGGTCCTTCTCACGGTATCTCGCTCATCTGATCAAGCAGAAGATCCCATTCTTTCTCTTCATGCTGGATGTAGACAAGTTCAAGGCGATCAACGACACGTTTGGTCATGCGGTTGGTGATGCCGTACTCTCCCAGATTGCACAACGACTGGATGAGACAACCCAGCTTGCAGGCAAGTGTTTCCGCTACGGAGGAGACGAGTTCACCATCCTCTACCCCACCAGTTCCCTTGCCAAGGCTGAACTTCTGAAAGAGGAAATCCAAGCAGAGATTGAAACGATTACCTTACCAGAACTACGAGGCACACACCTTGCAATAAGCGTAGGGCTTGCTGCTTGGCAGGAAGGCATGAGCGCAGAAGAACTGCTTCGCAAAGCTGACAAGGAACTCTATAGGGATAAGATGCGATAGACTGTAGCTTGGATTCTTACCTCGTATTTATGTCCGCAAGACACCAGCTCCTCGACTTGTAATCAGTTCCAACCTGTGTCTATTGGAGCACTGACCCTTACCGTGCAGACACTCTTGCTACTCGTGTCAGTGAAATCCTACGAGCACTACCTTTCCTCATGCAGTACGCTGTAAGTGAGTTTATCGACAGCAAGGGAATGAAGGGGACAACGGAGATGGTATCTCGTCTTGAAGCCATATGTATAAACCTACATGAAGATGGTCATGATACCTAAGCTTTCTATTCGTCCCTTGCTGTGTTTCTCAATGATCTCGAAGTACGGGATGTACCTGGAGCAATGACTCAATGCCACCCAAACACGAGGGCTTTGTTCCATGGTACATTCCGCCATTAGCCTAACTTGTACAGAAAGGAGGGATGCTGTGTATGATGTTCACCCCAACCATCCTGCATGACACAGGTCCCCGCACCTTGCTCCTTGTCAATCTCAGCCCCATTCACAACCTTACCCTCCACCATGGATTCTCCTATGCCGAGCAGATACTCAGCGAGGTGACTCTCAAACTGCAAGCACTGGCTTGCAAACAGATTCAAACAACCATCATGTTTACTCGGTATCATCTGTTCTATGTCCGGGAACAATCACCTAAATTCTATCATGAGCTTACCACATGCTTGGACCAGGTCCTCTCACGAGAGGGCATTGGCTGGGGAATAGGTTTGGTGGAATTTGAAGAGATCCAAGAGGAAGAACTTGAAGAGCTCTTCAGAAACGTCCTCGTAGCCTCAGAGACTGCCTTGGAAACAGAAAGCAAATTCTGCTTCTTTACCCAAGAGATGCAGAAGCAAGATAAGCGAAGAAACACTATTCTTGCAGAACTCTTTGCTGCAATACAGGAACAGGCGATGGAGAAAATACATCTTCAATATCAACCCATTGCCTCCCTGGAAACAAACGAGATCAGTGAACTGGAGGTGCTCTGCAGGTTCCAAAGCGATACGTATGGAATTGTATGGCCGGATGAGTTCATTCCCCTCTCTGAGATGAGTCGCCAGATCATCCCCCTGGGAACCATGATATTCCAAAAAGCATTCACATTCTGCAAGGTTCTCAAGGAGCGTGTGACGGACTCTCTTCGGCTTTCGATCAATGTATCAGTCGTTCAGCTCCTCTATCCTGACTTTCTCTCCAACCTCTATTCGCTGATGGACTTGTATGAAGTAGACCCTTCCTCACTCGTACTGGAGATTACCGAGTCATGCATTATCCCCAACTACCATGCGATGAATGCTTTGTTTTCCGATATCCAGAGCCATGGCATCACCCTGGCAGTAGATGACTTTGGGACAGGATACTCATCACTGGCTCATGAGGAGCAACTCTCCCTTGAAGTACTCAAGATTGATAAAATCTTTATCGATGCACTCTCTTCTCTCCCAGAGGAGCGGGCATTGGTACAGGACATCATCTCCATGGGTCATAGACTTGGACGTACAATTATTGCAGAGGGAGTAGAGACTGCTGAACAGCGAGAACGACTCCAATGCTATGGATGCGACAAGATTCAGGGCTATCTTGTCAGCAGACCACTGGATGCAGATGAAATACTGCAGTTCCTTGCGGAAAAAGATCTAGTTACCGAGAATGTCGGCTAGGTCCGCATCCTGCACAGGCTTCCGGAGAAAAGCGGTGATCCCGGCCTCTTTACAACGTCTTCTTACCTCCTCTCCCTGATAGGCTGAGACAGCGACAATCCTGGCAGACGCTGTTTGTTGCATAAGTATCTTGGTTGTCTCAATACCATCGAGCGAGGAAAGCGAAAGATCCATGAAGACAACATCGAAGGGTGCTTCTTTAAAGCGGATAATCGCCTCCTCCCCTGTCTCGGCTGTCTCTACCTGTACTTGCCATCGCTCGAGCTTCTGTTTCATCATAGCCCTGTTGATCACTGCATCGTCCACAACGAGCGCTCTCACTCCACGAAAGTCATAGGTAGGAGATAAATTGCGAATAGAGAGTTTCTTCAGAAACTCCAAATACCAAGTAAGCACTGACTGTCCCTCCAAGAGCCAGCCCTGTATCGGTAATGAGTCCTTGTATCGTTGGTACACTGCCCTATCGAATGTAGCCCCATAGAGGAACCATTTCTTGGGCACACGGGCATAACCTTGTATGAGGGACTTCTCAAGCAGTTGTTCATGGAGAATGAGAATCTGCCCCTCATCTGAGGGAATCGCTGATGAGGTGTAACACTGTATCCTCTGCGCTTTCAGCAAGGAGAGGAACTGGGTAATTTGCCCGGTCACCTCTCCGACATAACAAACTGGAGGGAAATTGGGTTGTACTTTGAATTTGAGCGGTTTGCTGGATGTATCAGTTATTGCAAAAGGAAGTGAGATGGTAAAGGTAGTTCCCTCCCCTATCTTGCTCTGTACGTCGTCTATGGACCCATGCATGGCGTCGACCAACTGCTTTACAATACTGAGCCCCAATCCATACCCACCGTCTTTTGAGGGGACAGGGGTTTTATCCCCCTGGGAAAAGAGATTCTGGACAGTATCCTCGTCCATACCTTTACCATGGTCATGCACGGAGAATCGCAAGACAGCCTGGTTAACGGTCAACTCACCCAGACTTACTGAAACCTTAACCGGTCCCTTTTCTGAGTACTTTACTGCATTATGGAGAAGGTTGATGAGAATCTGGGCAAGACGGACACCATCTCCAATCAGATTACTGGGAATAGCCTGCTCATAGGATGTGGTGATGCTGATCTCTTTCTCCGCTGCCACAACACTGAGCGCTTCCTTTGCGTTTTCTACCACTACCCACACAGAGAAAAGTTGCCGTTTTATCGTATACCCCTCCTTTGAGAAGGAAGAGTAGTCGAGAATGTCATGCAAGAGGTTTGTCAGGAACAAACTGCTTGCATGGATGGTGGAGAGACTGCTCCGCTGAATGCCGGTCAGAGTACTCTTCTCCAGCTGGTTTCCTGCCTCCACAATTGATAGAAGGCTGTTATGGATATCATGACTGATCCTTGCATAGAAGTTCTGCATATAACGGTTGGTACGTTCTTTTTCGTCAGCAAGATCACGGCTATGTTGCAGGGCTTGTTTCAGCTTCCGCTCGGACTGCATCCGTGCAAAGAACACCCCAAGCACATGGGCAAAAAAGTGCAACAACCCCCTCACCTGCTCTGGCCAATCCTTGTAATCTCTTACCATGTCAAAGCCGATAAACCCAATCAGCTGATGGCTTGCAGAAATGGGCTCTATCAAGAGAGAGGTTATCCCCTGCGGGAGCAGGATCTCCCTCTCCCCCTTCCAGGCATCTGGAAGGGCTGCGACATTCCTTATATAGATTTCCTGTCCATGCTGAAGGGTCTCCATCCACTTGGGCATCTTGCTGCAGGGTACCTTCTGTAGAATGTCCTTCTGAGGAGCAATTCCTGGGGCACACCACTCATGCGTATTACTCGCAAAATCCTTCTGGGGAGAAAAGGTAAAGATATAGCTTCTTTCCGCCCCACTCCACCGACCCAGCTTTTCCAAGATATGGAGCAGTACATGCTCACTCTGCTCAACAGGCGTCTGGAGAAGCGTGAAGGTAAGGTTCAGCAGGAGATTGACGAACTGATTTGTATCATCTGCACACGGGTGAGGGCGCTCCTGTATTCTGAGTACTACA
This sequence is a window from uncultured Sphaerochaeta sp.. Protein-coding genes within it:
- a CDS encoding TrlF family AAA-like ATPase gives rise to the protein METKGNIAKKYTKAQFWKCALQINPSSYIKYRGTDHNLSEDEYNAQLLQVCQEEGIKIIGIADHGNVDGIDKIRDLFTQHDILVFPGFEICTTEKVHFVCLFPEGTSKDQLDRYLGALGLMNPLNGVWPSHLGGSNLLAKVDDLGGFCFAAHVTDDKGILKQQLNHVWQDPLLKAAQIPSSLNDLRNGEGNGYRLILQNKDPEYHRETPVAIINAKDVEKPETLKDPRASCLIKMTRPSFEAFTLAFQDPESRVRLNSDISKQYYSKIESMTVTNGYLHGISIDFSDHLNAVIGGRGTGKSTLLECIRYALELEPIGMNAQKQYKEIIKENIGKEKARIELGIRSSKMNGKKFTISRKYPDEAFVKDEEGNISSFKPADLLPEIEIYGQNEIFEIAQDSNAQRRLLSRFLEDGYGEREWKIQESLKALGDNRVRLVAAMNAIAATEEELIRLPRLEEQVKQYIALGIEDKLKIIPLLEKEKRLKERIQEEELKSVKDAVERVQGVLPDTVFLSEKALETLPHKEILEAIKIELDSIAAKTEEFIRTWQSKMNPHFQKIENLLSELTNSMDGEEKALEKTFNELPANEGKSGRAIGLEFQRLLTEIERIQPKKVLAETQGAVVAALRKQRRAILSDLSEQRALRSAHFIGSLKKIQNKLKGNLKLKVLPEADRTPLVKYLMSCNLEGVGENRLSWIYKTDELTPSMLVERIQSGVDALLNAGWGITPSTANALVKMSNKEILGMEELELPDIIKIELNIAHGDQELYKPIENLSRGQQCTAILHLLLLQNKDPLIVDQPEDNLDNAFIAERIVAELRSEKVHRQFLFATHNANIPVFGDAEWIGILEVQDNRGFMPNESQGAIDVSVIRDKTASILEGGKTAFNQRKEKYKF
- a CDS encoding GGDEF domain-containing protein, producing the protein MWFLLFSMSFKRKLIFLLLCSVTAAVAPVAYYVYEETKEILIQETQEKAIDITATISAFLTEEIEWYRRLSETETLVPGSELEAYYLKSNEIFRKIKEHTDVAFVFTGAYVDEKTNRYILDGEDPASEWFSPFGSTDPLNPREKEVYLTGKSLASEIEEDPIWGRYLTGYSAIIDHRDNTLVGWVGVDYESSAIQSRYARVSWILGICFALFIVTTSAVLYFIILFIHNHIHKDYLTKLENSRSFSRYLAHLIKQKIPFFLFMLDVDKFKAINDTFGHAVGDAVLSQIAQRLDETTQLAGKCFRYGGDEFTILYPTSSLAKAELLKEEIQAEIETITLPELRGTHLAISVGLAAWQEGMSAEELLRKADKELYRDKMR
- a CDS encoding Fic family protein; the encoded protein is MHIHVFDHRLAGYAYLIEKLEIVGIPNWHRSTVSATGTQSISIRDGFVDEVFRTQYWPGETIGEHLEFALKYDGVNLALLAKIFEEVPPGVLTEYIRSKPTGKYARRIWFFYEFLTENLLPINDMTTGNYVDALESRDYYTVEKGERSPRHRIVNNLLGTRAFCPVVRKTKKLSELDSAALKKRCEEIVTAYPPGLLRRALSYLYNKETKSSFEIERVKSNASRIEKFIASLELAEKEDFCDKERLIELQNRIVDPRFRDSDYRVKQNYVGQSVAYQKEIIHYICPRPDDLPSLMEGLLASHTRMKTGGVPPVIHAAVIAYGFVFLHPFEDGNGRIHRFLLHNILSIQNLVPRGLMFPISAVMLKNPEAYDRSLEAFSRPLLQVIDYRLDEMGRMTVENESVVWYSFMDLTVQAEALSAFILKTIEEELVQELNFLANYDATKKAIQDIIDMPDRLIDLFIQLCLQGNGKLSARKRAAHFDFLSDEELVAMEQAVQEAQGSSYAQQEMQGS
- a CDS encoding diguanylate cyclase, with amino-acid sequence MQENYLKSELYELVKTDTSIFEFIQSWSLDGIWYWDLEHMENEWMSPKFWETLGYDPAEKEHLASEWQDIINPEDLALAKENISKHLADPNHPYDQIVRYTHKNGSTVWIRCRGLAIRDKNGKPLRMLGAHTDITTLKQTELELSRLSEEYGKVFNGTQDAMFLMSVSKEGEFRFIRNNLAHQSKTGITLKHIRGKTPQELLGKEMGDLVASNYQKCVIAKHSVTYEEELPLPEGTRFWLTTLTPIMREGRVAFLVGSATDMTKRKTLELQLQQYANYDTLTGLPNRRVFYERLEQLVRERAEESSSIALLYIDLDGFKEINDTYGHEAGDDVLIIIGNRLVKFISGSNFVARLGGDEFALVLAEAEEREGVEKLAATIHGSLQEPMTTKGGTYQVGASIGIALYPESCSDSETLVRNADMAMYEVKKNGKGGVRVYQLAKGS
- a CDS encoding EAL domain-containing protein, which translates into the protein MMFTPTILHDTGPRTLLLVNLSPIHNLTLHHGFSYAEQILSEVTLKLQALACKQIQTTIMFTRYHLFYVREQSPKFYHELTTCLDQVLSREGIGWGIGLVEFEEIQEEELEELFRNVLVASETALETESKFCFFTQEMQKQDKRRNTILAELFAAIQEQAMEKIHLQYQPIASLETNEISELEVLCRFQSDTYGIVWPDEFIPLSEMSRQIIPLGTMIFQKAFTFCKVLKERVTDSLRLSINVSVVQLLYPDFLSNLYSLMDLYEVDPSSLVLEITESCIIPNYHAMNALFSDIQSHGITLAVDDFGTGYSSLAHEEQLSLEVLKIDKIFIDALSSLPEERALVQDIISMGHRLGRTIIAEGVETAEQRERLQCYGCDKIQGYLVSRPLDADEILQFLAEKDLVTENVG